The Deltaproteobacteria bacterium genome window below encodes:
- a CDS encoding DUF3568 family protein produces MMNAKRTLAMACVLSLILLGGCVPLLLGGAAAGAGAGTYVYVNGELRVEYNVPFEKVRTACEMVIADLGGQEVTPDWKIGMGTIQARIQNEKVTLRIEYKSKDFTILGVRVGYMGNKESALLIKDKISDYLVNNP; encoded by the coding sequence ATGATGAACGCCAAACGGACCCTTGCGATGGCATGCGTGTTGTCTTTGATCTTGCTGGGGGGATGTGTCCCCCTGCTGCTCGGGGGCGCCGCCGCCGGTGCCGGCGCGGGCACATATGTGTATGTAAACGGTGAACTGCGGGTGGAGTACAATGTGCCCTTCGAAAAGGTCCGAACAGCCTGCGAAATGGTCATCGCCGACCTGGGCGGTCAGGAAGTGACCCCTGACTGGAAGATCGGAATGGGAACGATCCAGGCCAGAATCCAAAACGAAAAGGTCACCCTGCGCATCGAGTACAAGTCGAAGGACTTCACGATACTGGGCGTCCGTGTCGGCTATATGGGCAACAAGGAGTCCGCCCTGCTCATCAAGGACAAGATCAGCGACTACCTGGTCAATAACCCGTAG
- a CDS encoding MBL fold metallo-hydrolase: MFLKQVEVSPMAVFAYIIGDPAAGKALVIDPADDADRLIGLAQDKGMRIEYIVNTHGHVDHISGNKEMKDKTGAAIIIHELDAPMLGNTPPAMLRMFGATQSPPADITVRDGDLITVGDVSLRVIHTPGHTPGGMALYTDGYVFTGDTLFVEAVGRTDLPGASWSVMCRSIRERIFSLPDDTKVLPGHNYGRMPVSSVGHEKKYNPYLD; encoded by the coding sequence ATGTTTCTCAAACAGGTTGAGGTCAGTCCCATGGCGGTATTTGCCTACATCATCGGTGATCCCGCCGCCGGAAAAGCCCTGGTGATCGATCCCGCCGATGATGCGGATCGTCTGATCGGACTCGCTCAAGATAAGGGCATGCGCATCGAATACATCGTCAACACGCACGGCCACGTGGACCACATTTCCGGGAATAAGGAAATGAAAGACAAGACCGGCGCGGCTATCATTATCCACGAATTGGACGCCCCCATGCTGGGGAATACGCCGCCGGCCATGCTCCGCATGTTCGGCGCCACCCAGTCACCCCCTGCGGACATAACCGTCAGGGACGGGGATTTGATCACCGTCGGCGATGTATCCCTCCGGGTCATTCACACCCCGGGACACACACCCGGCGGAATGGCCCTCTATACGGATGGTTACGTCTTCACAGGGGACACGCTGTTTGTGGAAGCCGTTGGCAGGACAGACCTGCCGGGTGCGTCCTGGTCCGTCATGTGCCGCTCCATCAGGGAAAGAATCTTCTCCCTCCCGGACGACACCAAGGTGCTGCCGGGACATAATTACGGCCGAATGCCCGTTTCCTCGGTCGGACATGAAAAAAAGTACAACCCTTACCTTGATTGA
- the rsmB gene encoding 16S rRNA (cytosine(967)-C(5))-methyltransferase RsmB — MRYKRRLFRPASPRGLVVHLLDRIEREGAFAESLLDVYLTTNLQNDEKNRRLVTQVLFGTLRMRGYLDWIISCFYRGSFAAMDDGLKNILRAALYQMFFLDRIPSYAAVNEAVAMTEARFRGRGGLVNAILRHAIRGKDAMDLPDRDRDLPLYVSVVHAHPKWLVETWLKRFGEEETIRLCAAGNTTPPVTVRVNTLKTSRREVLEEMQASGIDAVAAGYSPDGVRIIHSSLPARYTPWFKEGKIQFQDEGSQLISRFLDPKPSENILDLCSGTGGKTTHLAALMGGAGRIVALDNRQGKLDALRDMARRMGVSCIETLCRDGRGHPPEGMAGHFDRVLVDAPCSGLGTLRRNPEIKWRLVPGDIAPLADLQFGLLEGAARYLKKGGCLVYSTCSLLPEENEDNVRAFLARHPEFRLDLPPITIHSDCLDRDGCLRTLPHLHDMDGFFAARLVRTMA; from the coding sequence ATGAGGTACAAAAGACGTCTATTTCGCCCCGCTTCTCCCCGCGGTCTGGTCGTGCATCTGCTGGACCGTATCGAACGGGAAGGCGCTTTCGCCGAATCGCTTCTCGACGTGTACCTGACCACCAACCTGCAAAACGACGAAAAAAACCGCAGACTGGTCACGCAGGTCCTGTTCGGCACGCTGCGGATGAGAGGTTATCTGGACTGGATCATCAGCTGCTTCTACCGTGGCTCCTTTGCCGCCATGGACGACGGCTTGAAAAATATTCTCCGTGCGGCGCTTTACCAGATGTTTTTTCTTGACCGGATTCCATCCTACGCCGCGGTGAACGAAGCGGTCGCCATGACTGAAGCCCGTTTTCGAGGGCGGGGAGGGCTCGTGAACGCCATCCTTCGCCATGCGATACGCGGCAAGGACGCCATGGATCTCCCCGACCGAGATCGTGATCTCCCGCTTTATGTATCCGTTGTTCACGCCCACCCCAAGTGGCTGGTGGAAACGTGGCTGAAGCGGTTCGGAGAGGAAGAAACGATCCGCCTGTGCGCGGCCGGTAACACGACCCCACCCGTAACCGTCCGGGTCAACACGTTGAAAACATCCCGACGGGAGGTTTTGGAAGAAATGCAGGCCTCCGGCATCGATGCGGTCGCCGCCGGATACTCTCCCGACGGCGTTCGGATTATACATTCAAGTCTGCCCGCCCGGTATACGCCCTGGTTCAAAGAGGGAAAAATCCAGTTTCAGGATGAGGGTTCTCAACTCATTTCAAGATTCCTTGACCCGAAACCGTCTGAAAACATCCTCGACTTGTGTTCGGGCACGGGAGGAAAGACGACCCATCTGGCCGCTCTGATGGGGGGCGCCGGCCGGATCGTCGCCCTGGACAATCGACAGGGGAAGCTGGATGCCTTGCGGGACATGGCGCGGCGGATGGGCGTGTCCTGCATCGAAACCCTCTGTCGTGATGGCAGGGGACACCCCCCGGAGGGCATGGCCGGGCATTTCGACCGCGTGCTGGTGGATGCGCCGTGCAGCGGTCTCGGCACCCTGAGGCGAAATCCCGAAATCAAGTGGCGCCTGGTTCCTGGGGATATCGCTCCATTAGCCGACCTGCAGTTTGGTCTGCTGGAAGGGGCCGCCCGGTATCTGAAAAAAGGAGGCTGTCTCGTTTACAGCACGTGCAGTCTTCTTCCGGAGGAAAACGAGGACAATGTCCGTGCTTTTCTTGCCCGTCACCCCGAGTTTCGTCTGGACCTCCCCCCCATAACCATCCATTCCGACTGTCTGGACAGGGACGGCTGCCTCAGAACGCTCCCACATCTCCATGACATGGACGGGTTTTTCGCCGCCCGCCTGGTAAGGACCATGGCATGA
- the dnaJ gene encoding molecular chaperone DnaJ — protein sequence MIKRCYYEVLGVERTASEETIKKSYRKMAMLYHPDRNPGNKEAEEKFKEAAEAYEILSNVQNRELYDRYGHEGLNGAGFSGFSGFEDVFSSFSDIFSDIFGSAGARTRGRTAARAGADLRYDLNISFMDAAMGAAKDIDVAKFALCRECGGSGSEPGKTPTVCPRCHGRGQIVQSQGIFSISTTCPQCHGQGRMITHPCNACRAAGRVRVVKSVNLKIPAGVETGSRLRLRGEGEEGVHGGPNGDLYVFIQVEPHEYFDRRGYDLYCRVPITYIQAILGTKTDIPTLTGSEKLKIPKGTQPGTGFRLNGKGISHLRGMGRGDQIIETVVTIPTDLNRKQEGLLKELAKLE from the coding sequence ATGATAAAACGTTGTTATTACGAAGTACTTGGTGTCGAAAGAACGGCATCGGAAGAGACCATCAAGAAAAGTTACCGGAAGATGGCCATGCTCTATCATCCGGACCGCAATCCCGGCAATAAGGAGGCGGAAGAAAAGTTCAAGGAGGCGGCGGAGGCCTACGAGATTCTCTCCAATGTCCAGAACAGGGAACTTTATGACCGATACGGTCATGAAGGGCTGAACGGAGCCGGTTTTAGCGGTTTCTCCGGATTCGAGGATGTTTTTTCCAGTTTCAGCGATATTTTTTCGGATATTTTTGGATCCGCCGGCGCCCGGACGAGGGGGCGAACCGCCGCAAGGGCAGGGGCGGACCTGCGGTACGATCTGAACATTTCGTTCATGGACGCGGCCATGGGAGCCGCCAAAGATATTGACGTGGCAAAATTTGCCTTGTGCCGGGAGTGCGGAGGAAGCGGCTCCGAACCGGGCAAAACACCGACCGTCTGCCCAAGGTGCCACGGGCGGGGACAGATCGTTCAGTCCCAGGGCATTTTCAGTATCAGCACGACCTGCCCGCAGTGCCATGGCCAGGGCCGGATGATCACCCATCCCTGCAATGCCTGCCGTGCCGCGGGCCGGGTTCGGGTCGTCAAATCAGTCAATCTCAAAATTCCCGCCGGTGTTGAAACAGGCTCTCGTTTGCGATTGCGCGGCGAGGGAGAGGAAGGGGTGCATGGCGGTCCGAACGGAGATCTCTATGTTTTCATTCAGGTGGAACCGCACGAATATTTCGACCGCCGCGGTTATGATCTGTATTGCCGTGTTCCCATTACGTATATTCAGGCTATCCTGGGAACGAAGACCGATATCCCGACCCTGACCGGCTCGGAGAAACTCAAAATCCCCAAGGGCACCCAGCCAGGTACGGGCTTCCGCCTGAATGGGAAGGGGATTTCCCATTTGCGGGGCATGGGCCGGGGAGACCAGATCATCGAAACCGTGGTCACCATTCCCACCGATTTGAACCGCAAGCAGGAGGGCTTGTTGAAGGAATTGGCCAAACTTGAATAA
- a CDS encoding flippase-like domain-containing protein: MKKILLGVILGALLSYLSMRGIQFDSVAATIRRIQPLHVFSSLLLMFLMQVIRAVRWGLILRPVVRVDPFTLFSVTNVGFLAIVAFPARLGELVRPLLISRKKAVPMTSALGTVFVERIMDLVTVLLIVAFLLPLIPLPPWLIRSLAIMSLISLGATVFLVSMTLRRKNLEGLWGFLPASLRGTFAGKLGRLAAQFMDGFAVIRNAGQMVRLMILSLGVWFANAGAIYALFLAFGYSLSLLTAFILMFVLIVGIAIPTAPGFVGNWHYACVLALTSFGLDKTDALAFAVFYHALSIGLVLILGLLFLPFNRFTLRELRNGRA, translated from the coding sequence ATGAAAAAAATTCTTTTGGGCGTCATCCTGGGCGCCCTCCTGTCTTACCTTTCCATGCGGGGCATTCAATTCGACAGCGTGGCCGCGACGATCCGCCGTATCCAGCCGCTCCATGTATTCTCGTCTCTTCTTCTCATGTTTCTTATGCAGGTCATCCGCGCGGTCCGCTGGGGGCTGATCCTAAGACCCGTTGTTCGTGTGGACCCCTTCACCCTTTTTTCGGTCACCAACGTAGGATTTCTCGCCATCGTGGCTTTTCCCGCCCGTCTGGGGGAACTGGTCCGCCCCCTGCTGATCTCCCGCAAGAAGGCGGTGCCGATGACGTCGGCTCTGGGAACGGTCTTTGTGGAACGGATCATGGACCTCGTTACGGTGCTGCTGATCGTGGCGTTCCTGCTCCCCCTGATCCCGCTTCCACCCTGGCTCATCCGTTCCCTGGCGATCATGTCCCTGATCTCCCTGGGGGCAACCGTGTTCCTCGTCAGCATGACTCTCAGGAGAAAGAACCTGGAAGGCCTGTGGGGCTTCCTTCCCGCTTCCCTGCGGGGAACCTTTGCCGGGAAACTTGGCCGTCTGGCTGCTCAATTCATGGACGGTTTTGCCGTAATCAGGAATGCAGGACAAATGGTCCGGCTGATGATCCTGTCCCTGGGCGTCTGGTTTGCCAATGCCGGTGCGATCTACGCCCTCTTTCTCGCGTTCGGATATTCCCTCTCCCTGCTGACCGCCTTTATCCTCATGTTCGTACTCATTGTGGGAATCGCCATCCCGACGGCTCCCGGATTTGTCGGCAACTGGCATTACGCCTGCGTCCTCGCCCTGACCTCTTTCGGCCTCGACAAGACGGACGCTCTGGCCTTCGCCGTCTTTTATCATGCCCTGTCGATCGGCCTCGTCCTGATTCTCGGTCTTCTGTTTCTGCCCTTCAACCGTTTTACCTTAAGGGAACTGAGAAACGGCAGGGCATGA
- a CDS encoding sigma-54-dependent Fis family transcriptional regulator: MKRTVLVVDDEESICSSLRGILLDEGYEVLTANSGEEAIKIVDEELPNLVLLDIWLPGMDGIETLKQIRADHPQIRVVMMSGHGTIETAVKATKLGAFDFIEKPLSLEKVILVVDHALDMVRLEEENLILKQKLVQDYELTGGSESIVSLQEMIDIVAPTNAWILIMGENGTGKELVARSIHRKSRRANRPFIEVNCAAIPEELIESELFGHEKGAFTGATASKRGKFDLAHEGTIFLDEVADMSLKAQAKILRILQEKKFERVGGTKPISMDVRVLAATNKDLEKEMEAGRFRQDLYYRLNVIPLVLPPLRERKGDIPVLVKRFLRDFAQREGEPEKSIDDEALSLFQDHDWPGNVRELKNFTERLVIMTPGLTIAAGDVPSLEKEIHGDMPEDRMPLADSFRAAKVDFEKNFIVRKLQEFDGNISRTAEAIGLERSNLHRKIKAYGLETKGES, translated from the coding sequence ATGAAACGGACCGTTCTGGTTGTTGATGACGAAGAGAGCATCTGCAGTTCCCTGCGGGGGATTTTGCTGGATGAAGGTTACGAGGTTCTGACCGCAAACAGCGGCGAGGAAGCGATCAAGATAGTCGATGAGGAACTCCCCAACCTGGTCCTTCTCGATATCTGGCTTCCCGGTATGGACGGTATCGAAACGCTGAAGCAGATCCGGGCCGATCACCCTCAGATCCGGGTTGTCATGATGTCCGGGCACGGAACCATCGAGACGGCGGTCAAGGCGACGAAACTGGGGGCCTTTGACTTCATCGAAAAGCCCCTTTCCCTTGAGAAAGTGATCTTGGTGGTGGACCATGCCCTCGACATGGTGCGCCTGGAAGAAGAAAACCTTATTCTGAAGCAGAAGCTTGTTCAGGATTATGAACTGACCGGCGGCAGTGAATCGATCGTGTCCCTGCAGGAGATGATTGATATCGTCGCGCCGACGAACGCCTGGATCCTGATCATGGGGGAAAACGGGACGGGAAAGGAGCTGGTGGCGCGGTCCATCCACCGCAAAAGCAGGCGGGCCAACCGGCCCTTTATCGAGGTGAATTGCGCCGCCATCCCGGAGGAATTGATCGAGAGCGAACTGTTCGGCCATGAAAAGGGGGCCTTCACGGGGGCGACGGCGTCCAAGCGGGGTAAGTTCGACCTGGCTCACGAGGGAACGATTTTTCTGGATGAGGTGGCCGATATGAGTCTCAAGGCCCAGGCCAAGATCCTCCGGATTCTCCAGGAAAAAAAATTCGAGCGTGTCGGGGGTACGAAACCCATTTCCATGGACGTCCGAGTGCTGGCGGCGACGAACAAGGACCTGGAGAAGGAGATGGAGGCGGGCCGGTTTCGCCAGGACCTGTACTACCGTTTGAACGTGATTCCTCTGGTGTTGCCGCCTTTGCGGGAAAGGAAGGGGGATATTCCCGTCCTGGTGAAACGTTTCCTGCGGGATTTCGCCCAGCGGGAGGGGGAGCCCGAAAAGAGCATCGACGATGAGGCGCTGTCCCTGTTTCAGGATCATGACTGGCCGGGTAACGTCCGGGAACTGAAAAATTTCACGGAACGGCTGGTCATCATGACACCGGGTTTGACCATTGCCGCCGGGGATGTTCCCTCCCTGGAGAAGGAAATCCATGGCGATATGCCGGAAGACCGGATGCCCCTGGCGGATTCCTTCCGGGCTGCGAAGGTGGATTTTGAAAAGAACTTCATTGTCCGGAAACTCCAGGAATTCGATGGTAATATTTCAAGAACGGCCGAGGCCATTGGACTGGAGCGGAGTAACCTCCACCGGAAAATCAAGGCCTACGGTCTGGAGACAAAGGGGGAATCCTGA
- a CDS encoding PAS domain-containing protein, whose translation MSWFDRLQPQRFGTRLIILTLCAVLIPVAFFVVAFVFHNRSFVGQIDRGVDKIEKQTQIRIDRVIRNMAETSIREKAEDVALQLDIYLSQHRDLTLRDLQNSMEFRRLAVQPFGISGYTAVHDLTTGAVRFHLNAEIENQDLKDYARPLPGFMSILEEARLQKRSGGYYAWKDFDDEVYTKFMYVIALNTPTADGIRLSVASTSYLDEYSEPVHLTQEAFEEMTKSLTGTINAFTRGFLKLSLILLVGAGVLLFFFAYGMGRYFSRTIDSLREATGRVNKGEFNVSVRSPVKGDLGALVTDFNNMFVRLGQTTVSKQRLEESEVKLRITNDELMKEIEVRQHAEAALRISEQKYRNLFEYSKDAIMILDEDGFKDCNQATLDIYGCKTKEEFVSCHPADLSPPFQPSGKESRGESLSQIENALKNGFSSFNWVHKRTDGTLFP comes from the coding sequence ATGTCTTGGTTTGACCGGCTCCAGCCTCAACGTTTCGGTACCCGTCTGATCATCTTGACTTTGTGCGCCGTTCTGATTCCAGTCGCCTTTTTTGTCGTGGCCTTCGTTTTTCACAATCGTTCTTTTGTGGGACAGATCGATCGTGGGGTCGACAAGATCGAGAAGCAGACCCAGATTCGCATCGACCGGGTCATTCGGAATATGGCGGAAACTTCGATCCGTGAAAAGGCCGAGGATGTCGCCTTACAACTGGATATTTACCTGTCCCAGCATCGCGACCTGACCCTGCGCGATCTGCAAAATTCAATGGAGTTCCGGCGTCTGGCGGTTCAGCCGTTCGGCATTTCCGGTTATACGGCCGTTCACGACCTGACGACCGGAGCCGTCCGCTTTCACCTGAACGCTGAAATCGAGAATCAGGATCTCAAGGACTATGCCCGGCCGCTTCCGGGATTCATGTCCATTCTTGAAGAGGCCCGCCTCCAGAAACGATCGGGGGGATACTATGCGTGGAAGGATTTCGATGACGAGGTGTATACAAAATTCATGTACGTTATCGCCCTGAATACGCCCACGGCGGACGGCATCAGGCTGTCCGTCGCCAGCACCAGTTATCTGGATGAATACTCCGAACCGGTGCACCTTACCCAGGAAGCCTTCGAGGAAATGACGAAGAGCTTGACGGGCACGATTAACGCTTTTACCAGGGGTTTTCTGAAATTGTCCTTGATCCTCCTGGTCGGGGCCGGTGTGCTTCTGTTTTTCTTTGCCTATGGGATGGGAAGGTATTTCTCCCGTACGATTGACAGTCTGCGGGAAGCAACGGGCAGGGTTAACAAGGGGGAGTTCAATGTTTCCGTTCGTTCGCCGGTGAAAGGTGATCTCGGCGCTCTGGTGACGGATTTCAACAACATGTTCGTTCGCCTGGGCCAGACCACGGTATCCAAACAGCGCCTGGAAGAGAGCGAAGTGAAACTGCGCATCACGAACGATGAACTGATGAAGGAAATCGAGGTGCGCCAGCACGCTGAGGCCGCTCTACGCATATCGGAACAGAAATACAGGAATCTCTTCGAGTATTCCAAAGATGCCATCATGATCCTCGACGAGGATGGTTTCAAAGATTGCAACCAGGCGACCCTGGACATTTACGGTTGCAAAACCAAGGAAGAGTTCGTCTCTTGCCATCCCGCTGATTTATCCCCGCCCTTCCAACCGTCGGGAAAAGAATCTCGGGGCGAATCGCTGTCTCAAATTGAAAACGCTCTGAAAAACGGATTCAGCTCCTTCAACTGGGTACACAAAAGGACGGATGGGACCCTCTTCCCC
- a CDS encoding DUF4390 domain-containing protein, which yields MGTGRAFPYPCLVAVFLLFFSLLSCAKDGRIDEVMVMDDTRDILVYARAQDFLKEGTERLIYAGVTVRCTFYVNFYQKRPYWFDRRLSDQVVRNAVKYDNIKKTIYVTVRLDEKEMETSEFHDVGSAEHSLIELSGVPVFEVGRLNKAENYYVRIKAKIEKDDHSRFIRYIMVVLPFMESETGWYRKEFVWKD from the coding sequence ATGGGGACAGGCAGGGCGTTTCCATATCCGTGTCTTGTTGCGGTTTTTCTTTTATTTTTCTCCCTTTTGTCCTGCGCGAAGGACGGACGCATCGATGAAGTCATGGTCATGGACGACACCCGCGACATTCTGGTTTACGCGAGGGCTCAGGATTTTCTGAAGGAGGGAACGGAAAGACTGATATACGCAGGCGTGACGGTCCGGTGTACCTTCTATGTCAACTTTTATCAGAAAAGACCCTACTGGTTCGACCGGCGACTTTCCGACCAGGTGGTACGCAATGCCGTCAAGTACGACAATATCAAGAAAACAATCTATGTGACGGTCCGCCTTGATGAGAAGGAAATGGAAACGTCGGAATTTCACGACGTGGGGAGCGCCGAACATTCTCTGATCGAACTCAGCGGGGTTCCCGTGTTCGAGGTTGGCAGGCTCAACAAGGCGGAAAACTATTATGTTCGGATCAAGGCAAAAATTGAAAAAGATGATCATTCCCGGTTCATCCGATACATCATGGTGGTTCTACCGTTTATGGAGTCGGAAACAGGCTGGTACCGGAAGGAGTTTGTTTGGAAAGATTGA
- a CDS encoding HAMP domain-containing protein, producing MERLNEPTGGNLMEIREKRRRKRERILIIVTLLVIIALTYVGHLFFEKQADWGAANNIFFVGLLNINAILILFLIFLIVRNVVKLVFERRRGILGSKLRTKLVTAFVSLSLIPTVILFFVSINFLSNSIENWFSVKTGDALNKTLDLAHIHYQQTEEQTKFYARQIASDITLNQLYDIERMDFLASLAQLKQRNFRLGCLRIAFDNREEDLVFQDPGFPGVPGNILTARVREDLYAGKEAAVVRPSKFGDLVNVLVPVFSHATPHEVIGYVLIGSLIPQNIVDKMAVVSSTSEAYNQLRLFKTPIKLSYIITLSIVTLLIIFSATWFGLFLAKGVTEPIQDLAEATRRIAEGDLDYQIDIAAEDEIGVLVQSFNQMTRDLKKSDRNLQLANAHLVERRKYMEAVLLHVSAGILSLNQAGVVTTMNRAAEMMLGIQAEKVLGRPFAEPLAAENMSAISDLLDTVRSSGRGVVEKQLELLIGERPLTVLVTITVIHESTGADLGMVMVFEDLTQLQQMERAAAWREVARRMAHEIKNPLTPVQLCAQRLQKRYGGNLGDDEQVFRECTDTIINQVEVLKNLVNEFSRYARMPVTTLALNDLNQAIHDPILLFQDAHKDIVFTFTPGEDIPPLHLDVEQIRRVMVNLLDNAVAAMNRPQGQVNVATRHDPGTGKVRVSVADNGCGVPSGHTMKIFEPYYSTKRSGTGLGLAIVNSVIADHHGSVIVQAGESVGTVVVIELPVPESMPEQENGKQVAEVQDL from the coding sequence TTGGAAAGATTGAATGAACCGACCGGCGGAAATCTCATGGAGATCCGGGAAAAAAGGAGACGGAAAAGGGAAAGAATCCTCATCATCGTCACCCTTCTGGTCATCATCGCCCTCACCTATGTCGGCCATCTCTTCTTCGAAAAACAGGCTGACTGGGGTGCCGCCAACAACATCTTTTTCGTCGGCCTCCTCAATATCAATGCCATCCTCATTCTTTTTCTGATTTTTCTCATTGTCCGTAATGTCGTTAAGCTCGTGTTCGAGCGGCGCCGCGGGATCCTCGGCTCGAAGTTGCGCACCAAGCTGGTGACCGCTTTTGTCAGCTTGTCCCTGATTCCGACGGTCATCCTTTTTTTTGTATCCATCAATTTTCTCTCCAACAGTATTGAAAACTGGTTCAGCGTCAAGACCGGAGACGCCCTCAACAAGACACTGGACCTGGCCCATATTCATTACCAGCAGACGGAGGAACAGACAAAATTTTATGCCCGGCAGATCGCTTCCGACATCACCCTGAACCAACTCTACGACATCGAAAGAATGGACTTCCTGGCAAGCCTTGCCCAGTTGAAGCAGAGGAATTTCAGGCTGGGCTGTCTCCGGATCGCCTTCGACAATCGCGAGGAGGACCTTGTGTTTCAGGACCCCGGCTTTCCGGGCGTGCCCGGGAATATCCTGACGGCCCGGGTTCGGGAGGACCTCTACGCGGGAAAGGAGGCGGCCGTTGTCAGGCCCTCGAAGTTCGGTGATCTCGTGAATGTGCTGGTGCCCGTTTTCTCCCATGCGACACCGCACGAGGTCATCGGTTACGTCCTGATCGGCTCCCTCATTCCTCAAAATATTGTGGATAAAATGGCTGTCGTTTCCAGCACGTCCGAGGCCTATAATCAATTACGCCTGTTCAAGACACCGATCAAATTGAGCTATATCATCACCTTATCCATTGTGACCCTCCTCATCATTTTTTCAGCGACCTGGTTCGGCCTGTTTCTGGCCAAGGGCGTGACCGAACCGATTCAGGATCTTGCGGAGGCGACCCGCAGGATCGCCGAGGGGGACCTCGACTACCAGATCGATATTGCCGCGGAGGACGAGATCGGTGTTCTGGTCCAATCCTTCAACCAGATGACAAGAGACCTGAAAAAAAGCGACCGGAATCTGCAGCTGGCCAATGCCCATCTGGTGGAACGGCGAAAATACATGGAAGCCGTCCTGCTCCATGTTTCCGCCGGCATTCTTTCATTGAACCAGGCGGGGGTTGTGACGACCATGAACCGGGCGGCAGAAATGATGCTGGGTATCCAGGCGGAAAAGGTGCTTGGCCGGCCCTTTGCAGAACCGCTGGCGGCCGAGAACATGTCCGCGATCAGCGACCTGCTCGACACCGTGCGGAGCAGCGGGCGCGGTGTTGTGGAAAAACAGCTGGAACTCCTGATTGGAGAAAGGCCCTTGACCGTGTTGGTCACGATTACGGTGATTCACGAGAGCACGGGCGCGGATCTCGGTATGGTTATGGTTTTCGAGGATTTGACCCAGCTGCAGCAAATGGAACGCGCCGCCGCCTGGCGTGAAGTGGCGCGGCGGATGGCCCATGAAATCAAGAACCCCCTGACACCGGTTCAACTCTGCGCGCAACGCCTGCAGAAACGTTACGGCGGCAATCTGGGTGACGACGAACAGGTTTTCAGGGAATGCACGGATACCATCATCAACCAGGTGGAGGTGCTGAAGAATCTGGTCAACGAATTTTCGAGGTACGCGCGGATGCCCGTAACGACGTTGGCGTTAAATGACCTGAATCAGGCGATCCATGATCCCATCCTCCTTTTCCAGGACGCACACAAGGATATCGTCTTTACGTTCACCCCGGGAGAGGACATACCGCCTCTGCATCTGGATGTGGAGCAGATCCGTCGTGTCATGGTGAACCTGCTCGATAACGCTGTAGCCGCCATGAACAGGCCTCAGGGACAGGTCAACGTGGCGACCCGCCATGATCCGGGAACGGGGAAGGTCCGTGTGTCCGTTGCCGACAACGGTTGCGGTGTTCCCTCCGGCCACACGATGAAAATATTTGAACCCTATTATTCTACCAAGAGATCTGGTACAGGTCTTGGCTTGGCCATTGTCAATTCGGTCATTGCCGATCATCATGGGTCGGTCATCGTTCAGGCCGGCGAGTCGGTGGGGACGGTTGTTGTCATCGAACTGCCTGTACCGGAGAGCATGCCTGAACAGGAAAACGGCAAGCAGGTTGCAGAGGTTCAGGATCTATGA